A DNA window from Hordeum vulgare subsp. vulgare chromosome 1H, MorexV3_pseudomolecules_assembly, whole genome shotgun sequence contains the following coding sequences:
- the LOC123440345 gene encoding succinate dehydrogenase subunit 4, mitochondrial-like, producing MASRFLARSKTLALALSRSDAAPAPLAGSRALSSLPRYPAAAASSPATGSPPGLGKVLGLEPTSHLSGTQFLPRWFSTVASNGSAMQNAQVSETCKSVAGTGHSNALKVTEGAFPKVAAFSPLEAAAKPRSSPLTSESSKVRRSEIATGVTFYMIPILLLSSRNSMSTSLMVAAVYHQIYMFHKEILLDYVHHDITRKWALIYFKLLLLVMAKDTIVYFGLV from the exons ccctcgccctcgccctctccCGCTCGGATGCGGCGCCGGCGCCCCTAGCCGGATCCCGCGCGCTCTCCTCCCTCCCGCGCTACCCCGCCGCTGCCGCCTCGTCCCCGGCGACTGGATCCCCTCCTGGTCTCGGCAAG GTTCTGGGACTTGAGCCGACATCACACCTCAGCGGCACACAGTTTTTACCGCGTTGGTTTTCTACTGTAGCATCCAATGGATCTGCTATGCAGAATGCACAG GTCTCAGAGACATGCAAATCAGTTGCTGGAACAGGACACTCTAATGCACTAAAAGTGACTGAAGGAGCCTTCCCTAAAGTCGCGGCATTCAGCCCACTAGAAGCAGCTGCTAAACCTAGAAGCAGTCCATTGACAAGTGAAAGTTCTAAAGTTAGGCGATCAGAGATAGCAACAGGTGTAACCTTTTACATGATCCCAATTCTGCTTCTTTCCTCAAGGAACAGCATGAGTACATCTCTTATGGTCGCGGCAGTATACCATCAGATTTACATGTTCCACAAAGAGATCCTTCTGGACTATGTGCACCACGATATTACCAGGAAGTGGGCTTTGATATACTTCAAACTGCTTTTGCTGGTCATGGCGAAGGACACCATTGTGTACTTCGGTTTGGTCTGA